One window of Bos mutus isolate GX-2022 chromosome 29, NWIPB_WYAK_1.1, whole genome shotgun sequence genomic DNA carries:
- the LOC102284998 gene encoding olfactory receptor 10D3: MKNCSEVTEFILLGIPHTEGLETLLFVLFLPFYACTLLGNMSILVTVLSSSSLHTPMYFFLGNLSVFDMSFSSVTCPKMLLYLMGLSPRISYKDCVSQLFFFHFLGSIECFLYTVMAYDRFTAICHPLRYSVIMSPRVCVALAVGTWLLGCVHSSVLTLLTFTLPYCGPNEVAHFFCDIPALLPLACADTSLAQRVSFTNVGLVSLVCFLLILVSYTRIIISILRIPSAEGRRRAFSTCSAHLIAILCAYGPIITDYLQPTPNPMLGTVVQILMNLVGPMLNPLIYTLRNKEVKTALKKVLHRTNHVLVI; encoded by the coding sequence ATGAAGAACTGCTCTGAGGTGACTGAGTTCATCCTGTTGGGAATCCCGCACACGGAGGGGCTGGAGACTCTACTCTTTGTCCTGTTCTTGCCCTTCTATGCCTGCACCCTGCTGGGAAACATGTCGATCCTTGTAACTGTTCTTTCTTCCAGTAGCCTTCACACACCCATGTATTTTTTCCTGGGGAATTTGTCTGTGTTTGATATGAGTTTCTCCTCTGTGACCTGTCCTAAAATGCTGCTCTACCTCATGGGCCTGAGCCCACGCATTTCCTACAAGGACTGTGTCTCCCAGCTCTTCTTCTTCCATTTCCTCGGCAGCATCGAGTGTTTCTTGTACACCGTGATGGCTTATGACCGCTTCACTGCCATCTGTCACCCTCTGCGGTACTCAGTCATCATGAGCCCTAGAGTCTGCGTGGCCTTGGCTGTGGGGACGTGGCTGCTAGGATGTGTCCATTCCAGCGTCCTGACTTTGCTTACCTTCACCCTGCCATACTGTGGTCCCAATGAAGTGGCTCACTTCTTTTGTGATATTCCAGCACTCTTACCCTTGGCCTGTGCTGATACATCCTTGGCCCAGAGGGTGAGTTTCACTAACGTTGGCCTAGTATCTCTAGTCTGCTTTCTCCTAATCCTTGTGTCTTATACTCGGATCATCATCTCCATCTTGCGGATTCCATCAGCTGAGGGCCGTCGCCGGGCCTTCTCCACCTGCAGTGCCCACCTCATCGCCATCCTCTGTGCCTATGGACCCATCATTACTGACTACCTGCAGCCCACACCTAACCCCATGCTAGGAACCGTGGTGCAAATTCTGATGAATCTGGTGGGACCAATGCTGAACCCTTTAATCTACACCTTGAggaataaagaagtaaaaacagCTCTGAAAAAAGTATTGCACAGGACAAACCATGTTCTTGTGATTTAA